In Corylus avellana chromosome ca2, CavTom2PMs-1.0, the following proteins share a genomic window:
- the LOC132168672 gene encoding pentatricopeptide repeat-containing protein At3g12770-like, producing the protein MPNTTNHRLFVYRLLSLLQELSKSLIKVKCIHTQIITNSISSDQTLATKLVRTYCDLGHVGYARHVFDQFSQPEKILCNAMVGGYVRNERYNETLELFKMMGSCNLEIDSYTCNFALRACMGLLDYGMGREVIRTAVENGVENNRFLGSSMINFLVKFGSIDEARRIFDAMPERDVVCWNSMIGGYVQACHFNEAFDLFFDMRRCGTRPSPVTIACLIQACTEQKSLQLGKCVHGCVFGLGMGDDVLVVTSLVDMYGKMGNVGSAQLAFVSMPTRNLVSWNAMMSGFVQNGLVREALELFHRLVSSGVGFDSGTMISLLQGCAQTADLDGGKILHGCIYRKGLNSNLILSTAIVDLYSKCGALKHAFFVFDRMKNRNVITWTAMLVGLAQNGHAEDALKLFSQMQEERVAANSVTLVSLIHSCAHLGSLKKGRSVHASLIRCGFAFDVVNMTALIDMYAKCGKINSAERVFGSGSVSRDIILWNSMITGYGMHGHGHQALVVYRKMIEEGLKPNQTTFVALLTACSHSGIVEDGITLFRGMERDHNIMPTEKHYACVVDLLSRGGRLEEAVAFVKQMPFEPGSAVLEALLSGCRTHKNIDMGIQTADRLLHLDSMNPGIYVVLSNIYAEARRWNTVNYIRGLMRTRGLKKTPGYSSIEVGNQVYTFFAGDYFHPKWADVYQFLESLRIEVEASGYVAETSCVLRDVDEAMKVKLLWGHSERIAIAFGLLNTPAGSLIRITKNLRVCIDCHTLTKYISKIVKREIIVRDANRFHHFVDGKCSCSDYW; encoded by the coding sequence ATGCCCAACACAACCAACCATCGTCTATTTGTTTACAGATTGTTGTCGCTTTTGCAGGAATTGTCAAAGAGCCTTATCAAGGTCAAGTGCATCCACACCCAGATTATCACCAATTCTATATCCAGCGACCAAACTTTGGCTACAAAACTAGTTAGGACGTATTGTGATTTGGGTCATGTTGGCTATGCCCGTCACGTGTTTGATCAATTTTCTCAGCCAGAAAAGATTCTATGCAATGCCATGGTTGGTGGGTATGTAAGAAATGAGCGGTACAATGAGACCCTTGAGTTGTTTAAAATGATGGGGTCTTGCAATTTGGAAATTGATAGTTATACGTGTAATTTTGCACTCAGGGCATGCATGGGCTTGTTAGATTATGGAATGGGTAGGGAAGTAATTAGGACAGCGGTGGAAAATGGGGTTGAAAACAATCGGTTTTTGGGGAGTTCGATGATAAATTTCTTGGTGAAATTTGGTAGTATTGATGAAGCGCGAAGGATCTTTGATGCAATGCCTGAACGGGATGTTGTTTGTTGGAACTCTATGATAGGTGGGTATGTACAGGCATGCCATTTTAACGAGgcttttgatttgttttttgataTGCGCCGTTGCGGGACTAGGCCAAGTCCGGTAACTATTGCTTGCTTAATTCAAGCTTGTACAGAACAAAAGAGTTTGCAACTTGGAAAATGTGTTCATGGGTGTGTATTTGGATTAGGAATGGGTGATGATGTTTTAGTGGTTACCTCATTGGTTGACATGTATGGTAAGATGGGTAATGTTGGAAGTGCTCAACTGGCTTTTGTTAGCATGCCCACAAGAAATTTGGTTTCATGGAATGCTATGATGTCGGGATTTGTTCAAAATGGTTTGGTGCGAGAAGCTCTTGAACTCTTTCATAGGTTGGTATCTAGTGGTGTCGGTTTTGATTCAGGAACCATGATTAGCCTCCTTCAGGGTTGTGCTCAAACAGCTGATTTGGACGGTGGAAAAATCCTCCATGGTTGTATATATAGAAAGGGTCTCAATTCGAATCTCATTTTGTCTACTGCAATTGTTGATCTGTATTCTAAATGTGGTGCCTTGAAGCATGCGTTCTTTGTCTTTGACAGAATGAAAAATAGGAATGTGATTACTTGGACTGCCATGCTAGTAGGGTTAGCACAGAATGGACATGCCGAAGATGCCCTGAAATTATTTAGTCAGATGCAAGAAGAGAGAGTTGCAGCCAACTCTGTCACTCTTGTTAGTTTAATCCATTCTTGTGCCCACCTGGGCTCTTTGAAGAAAGGAAGAAGTGTCCATGCTAGTTTAATTCGCTGTGGCTTTGCATTTGATGTAGTTAACATGACAGCCCTGATTGATATGTATGCCAAGTGTGGAAAGATAAATTCTGCAGAGAGGGTATTTGGCAGTGGATCCGTTTCTAGAGATATTATTTTGTGGAACTCAATGATAACTGGCTATGGGATGCATGGCCATGGGCATCAAGCTCTTGTTGTCTATAGAAAAATGATAGAGGAGGGACTCAAGCCAAATCAAACTACCTTTGTGGCTCTTCTAACTGCTTGTAGTCACTCGGGCATTGTGGAAGATGGTATTACTTTGTTTCGCGGAATGGAGAGAGACCACAACATTATGCCCACTGAGAAGCACTATGCTTGTGTTGTGGATCTTCTTAGCAGGGGGGGCCGTCTTGAGGAAGCTGTGGCTTTTGTCAAACAAATGCCTTTTGAACCAGGCAGCGCGGTGCTTGAAGCCTTGCTGAGCGGATGTCGAACCCACAAAAACATTGACATGGGCATACAAACTGCAGATAGATTACTTCATTTAGATTCCATGAATCCTGGAATTTATGTTGtgttatcaaatatatatgctGAAGCAAGGAGATGGAATACAGTGAATTACATTCGAGGCCTCATGAGGACACGGGGCCTGAAAAAAACACCCGGATATAGTTCAATTGAAGTAGGAAACCAGGTGTATACATTTTTTGCTGGAGATTATTTTCATCCAAAGTGGGCAGATGTTTATCAGTTTTTGGAAAGTTTGAGGATAGAGGTGGAGGCATCTGGTTATGTGGCAGAGACCAGTTGTGTTCTGCGTGATGTAGACGAGGCAATGAAGGTGAAGTTGCTTTGGGGCCACAGCGAGAGAATAGCTATTGCATTTGGTCTCTTAAACACACCAGCTGGGAGCTTGATTAGGATCACCAAGAATCTACGTGTTTGTATTGACTGTCACACTCTGACCAAATATATATCGAAGATTGTTAAGAGGGAAATTATTGTAAGAGATGCCAATCGTTTCCATCACTTTGTTGATGGCAAATGCTCATGTAGTGACTACTGGTGA
- the LOC132168673 gene encoding aspartic proteinase nepenthesin-1-like: MALRSLSAVYWVTLIIHLLIAASGKGFSIKLIPRSSIDTTLFPRNLSLEEHHSRIAQLSRARALQYKYSMNSTLMEKTEQGIETLRPWIVMAWTSLYMAQMFIGSEAYTTYLLVDTGSDDTWIQADGCTICFPLLGGNFNYHESKTYHAVSCDHPLCVPKICHEGLCLYESAYIGGSSTRGIVSADNFTFPANGGFASFQNVVFGCGFDNRNIVFGGNIGPNNVIAGIFGLGSGRRSILRQLGPVTNQRFSYCLPSWTTAQGTYTYLRFGPDAQIRGDAQRIVQTTPMLPGIPRYYVNMLGISIDAVRLPIDPTVFKLNDDGTGGFVLDSGSGQSFLVPGAYNVVKGEMVKNLQRYGWNPIEGEQVPYDICYKVISAVNHTALPSMTFHFMGAELVVDSKAVFQVFDDMFCMAILPIYQQGPNILGAFQQANHRFLFDVRASTMSFVQETCQSN; encoded by the exons ATGGCTTTGAGAAGCCTCTCTGCTGTATATTGGGTGACCCTTATCATTCATCTTCTCATTGCAGCCTCAGGCAAAGGCTTTAGCATCAAGCTAATCCCAAGATCCTCCATTGATACAACTCTCTTCCCCAGAAACCTCTCTCTTGAAGAACATCATTCTAGAATAGCTCAACTCTCCAGAGCTCGAGCTCTTCAATACAAATACTCCATGAATTCTACATTAATGGAGAAAACAGAGCAAGGCATTGAGACACTGCGACCTTGGATTGTGATGGCTTGGACTAGCCTTTACATGGCTCAAATGTTCATTGGCTCAGAAGCTTACACTACGTACTTGTTGGTCGACACCGGCTCCGATGACACGTGGATTCAAGCCGACGGCTGCACCATCTGTTTCCCCCTCTTAGGCGGAAATTTCAATTACCATGAATCCAAGACGTACCATGCCGTGTCTTGTGATCATCCCCTCTGTGTTCCCAAAATATGTCACGAAGGTCTATGCCTTTACGAGTCCGCCTACATAGGAG GTAGTAGCACGAGGGGCATCGTTTCAGCTGACAACTTCACATTCCCAGCCAATGGAGGATTTGCAAGCTTCCAAAATGTGGTGTTCGGGTGTGGCTTCGACAACCGAAACATAGTATTTGGTGGAAACATTGGACCAAACAATGTCATAGCAGGAATTTTTGGCTTAGGGTCTGGGAGAAGGTCAATCCTAAGACAACTAGGCCCTGTCACCAACCAACGCTTCTCTTATTGCCTCCCTTCATGGACCACGGCACAGGGAACCTACACATACTTGCGCTTTGGCCCTGATGCACAAATAAGAGGAGATGCTCAAAGAATAGTACAAACAACCCCCATGCTGCCAGGAATTCCCAGATACTATGTGAACATGTTGGGAATCAGCATCGATGCAGTGCGGCTTCCAATCGATCCGACCGTGTTTAAGCTGAACGATGACG gtaCAGGGGGTTTCGTCCTTGATTCGGGAAGCGGGCAATCTTTTCTTGTTCCAGGTGCGTATAATGTGGTGAAAGGTGAGATGGTGAAGAACTTGCAGAGATATGGATGGAATCCTATAGAGGGAGAGCAAGTGCCATATGATATTTGCTATAAAGTCATTTCAGCTGTGAATCATACGGCCTTGCCATCTATGACTTTTCATTTTATGGGAGCAGAGCTTGTCGTGGATTCTAAAGCAGTGTTCCAAGTATTTGATGATATGTTTTGCATGGCTATCCTGCCTATTTATCAACAGGGACCAAATATTCTGGGGGCATTTCAGCAGGCAAATCATCGGTTCTTGTTTGATGTTAGAGCATCTACAATGTCGTTTGTTCAAGAGACTTGTCAATCTAATTGA